The proteins below come from a single Sander vitreus isolate 19-12246 chromosome 15, sanVit1, whole genome shotgun sequence genomic window:
- the syt5a gene encoding synaptotagmin Va codes for MRLVSLTGARLRRAAEEEEREHPPIHSSPSHRSNHQFASMKSKFFNELTHLPNHKLKMPMWAVGAIVVVVLALIACMGFCIYKKCFGAKKPKKVRERKAGRGRRKKDKDGEDGDDKKEGEEGKEDEEKENLGKLEYSLDYNFTDNQLIVGILQAQDLPAMDLGGTSDPYVKVYMLPDKKKKFETKVQRKNLCPVFNETFTFKIPYNELGGQILVLQVFDFDRFGKHDTIGEIKIPMNSIDLAQPIHEWKDLVGGEKEEQEKLGDICISLRYVPTAGKLTVNIMEAKNLKKMDVGGLSDPFVKVVLQHNGKRIKKKKTSVKQNTLNPYFNESFSFEIPFSMIQKLQVIITVYDYDKLGSNDAIGKFWIGYGASGVGLRHWSDMLANPRRPVAQWHSLCQEEEVDAALKAPIR; via the exons ATGCGATTGGTCAGCTTGACCGGGGCGCGACTCCGCAGGGCggccgaggaggaggagcgggAGCACCCTCCAATTCACTCATCCCCATCGCACCGCTCCAACCACCAGTTCGCCAGCATGAAGAGCAAGTTCTTCAATGAGCTCACGCACCTGCCAA ATCATAAACTCAAGA TGCCCATGTGGGCGGTGGGAGCCATTGTGGTTGTAGTCCTTGCCCTTATCGCCTGCATGGGATTCTGCATCTACAAGAAGTGCTTCGGTGCCAAGAAGCCCAAGAAGGTCCGAGAGAGGAAGGCAGGACGAGGGCGCAGGAAGAAGGACAAAGATGGAGAGGATGGAGATGATAAGAAG gagggagaggaagggaaggaagatgAGGAGAAGGAAAACCTTGGCAAACTGGAGTACTCACTGGACTATAACTTTACTGATAACCAG CTGATAGTCGGCATCCTCCAGGCTCAGGACCTCCCAGCCATGGATTTAGGGGGGACCTCAGATCCCTACGTCAAAGTCTACATGCTGccagacaagaagaagaagtttgAGACCAAAGTCCAGCGCAAGAACCTCTGTCCGGTCTTCAATGAGACCTTCACCTTTAAG ATACCCTATAATGAGTTGGGTGGTCAGATTCTGGTGCTGCAGGTGTTTGACTTTGACCGTTTTGGTAAGCATGACACCATCGGCGAGATCAAGATTCCCATGAACAGTATAGACCTTGCACAGCCAATACACGAATGGAAGGATCTGgttggaggagagaaagaggag CAAGAGAAGCTAGGTGATATCTGCATTTCCCTTCGTTACGTCCCTACGGCTGGTAAGCTAACAGTTAACATCATGGAAGCCAAGAACTTGAAGAAGATGGATGTTGGAGGACTGTcag atccCTTTGTTAAGGTGGTGCTGCAGCACAATGGGAAGCgaataaagaagaagaagacgtcCGTCAAACAAAACACTCTGAATCCTTACTTCAATGAGAGTTTTAGCTTTGAGATCCCCTTCTCCATGATCCAG AAACTCCAGGTGATAATTACTGTGTATGACTACGACAAGCTTGGCAGCAACGACGCCATTGGCAAGTTCTGGATCGGCTACGGCGCCTCAGGTGTCGGGCTACGCCATTGGTCAGACATGCTGGCCAATCCCAGGCGTCCAGTGGCCCAGTGGCACTCGCTGTGccaagaggaggaggtggatgcTGCTCTGAAGGCCCCCATCCGCtaa
- the LOC144530303 gene encoding ferritin, middle subunit codes for MESQVRQNYHRDCEAAINRMVNMEMYASYTYTSMAFYFSRDDVALPGFAHFFKENSDEEREHAEKLLSFQNKRGGRIVLQDIKKPERDEWGSGLEAMQCALQLEKNVNQALLDLHKVANEHVDPHLCDFLETHYLNEQVEAIKKLGDYITNLTRMDAHNNKMAEYLFDKHTLESKS; via the exons ATGGAGTCCCAAGTGCGTCAGAATTACCACCGCGACTGCGAGGCCGCCATCAACCGGATGGTCAACATGGAGATGTATGCCTCATACACCTACACTTCCATG GCCTTTTACTTCTCCCGTGACGATGTGGCCCTGCCAGGCTTTGCCCATTTCTTCAAGGAGAACAGCGACGAGGAGAGGGAGCACGCCGAGAAGCTGCTGTCCTTCCAGAACAAGAGAGGAGGACGCATCGTCCTCCAGGACATCAAG AAACCGGAGCGTGATGAGTGGGGGAGCGGGCTGGAGGCCATGCAGTGCGCCCTGCAGCTGGAGAAAAATGTCAACCAGGCTCTGCTGGACTTGCACAAAGTGGCCAATGAACATGTAGACCCTCAT CTGTGTGACTTCCTGGAGACCCACTACCTGAACGAGCAGGTGGAGGCCATCAAGAAGCTGGGCGACTACATTACCAACCTCACCCGCATGGACGCCCACAACAACAAGATGGCGGAGTACCTGTTTGACAAGCACACCCTTGAGAGCAAGAGCTAA